TCGATTCACCTTTGAGACGAATTTCGGCTCTAAATGGTCGGGATTGCCAAATTACTCCTAAAGCGGTAGCAGCGTAGGCAAAAACTCCCCACCGACGCTTGGCTTCTTTGGTTAGCCGTTGGGTAATTTGTACGCTCAGCCCCAAACTAGCAACGTTAAAGAAGTGCTTGCCATTGACCCAGCCTAAGTCGATGCGCTGCACTTGACCCTTGGCAATAATTTCACAAGCTTCAGGTAGAGAGTCAGGAATGCCTAGAGTACGAGCAAGGTCATTAGCAGTTCCCAGTGGCAATATTCCCAAAGTTAGCTGAGTGTCCACTAAACCCTCTACTGCTGCATTGAGGGTACCATCACCACCGCCAATAATTACCAAGTCAACTTGATCTTTATAACGACGGATGACTTCAGGCAAACGCTTGGGGTCTTCTGTAGATTCCTCGATCATCTGAAAGCCTAGTTTCCGCAAGCAGTCAATTGCCTGGGGCAGACGCTCTTGTCCGTGTCGGGCGTGACGATTTGCTAGCAACAGTGCGCGGTGACTCATAATCTACTACTTTGGTTTAAGAGTTTTAACATAGCAATATGACCTACTATCGTGCCGAGTTCACAAAGGGATAAAGTTACCTTAGAAGTTCTTGCTCGAAGACTTGTAAAAAGCCAACCGCTACTTGAATCAAAGGCCAGCCTACCAAACAGATCAAAGCAGACCAGGGAGTGCCAATGTCTAAACCTTGGCGTACTGCAACAATTACAGCTAGCAGACTCCAGATACCTAACGTCAGCTGAATCGGTCGCCCTAGTAAAGGAATCAGCGTTAAAAAGTTCAGTACTTGAGGAGCATAGGCAAAGCCGATAGGAATCAACAGATGTCTATAGGGTGCATGATTTGGCTTAAACCATTGCCCGATTTGCCAGATAGTAAAAGTCCAGAAATAGTAACCAGCTACCACACTGATGCCACTACCCAAAAGTGCTAGAAGCAGTATAGGCAGTGTCACTCGATTAATTAATAAAATGAAGGCGCTACCCAAGGCATTGGACACTGCTGCTAAAATTACGATTGTTCTAGCTAATCGACGGTTTTTAGCAGTGTTGAGGGCATTTTCGTAAAAATTTGCATCCAAAGATAGGGCGTTACTGAGTGTAGTACGCAAGTTAGCTTTTGATTTACCACTACTCACATTGAATCCTTACTGCTCACAAGTGATAACTGATAATGCAAGTCCTACAAGCCTCTGCTTCTAGCATGGAGCTAGATAATTACTAATAAATACAAACCTACAGCAATATTATAAGCGCTTTTGGCCTGTATAATAAGTAACACTAACTAAGTGATTAAAACTAACTCTGTATTTAGTAATTGCGTAACTGTTAATCCCATTAAGCCTTTAATATAGAATTAAATGCTTGATTTGATTGGGCGAATACTTCTCTGGCTACGGGGTGGAAGCTTAAAGCTGCTGACCCTGGCAGGAATAATACTCCTGATCTGGGGAACACTTTCCCCTGTGGGGACTTTGGTATGGTGGCTATCGCAAGAAGTGGAAAGTCTAGGCTTTAAGAAGAACCAACAAAAACGACTACCACCAAGCAATAACTCAAACCCTGTTAAAAAATCTTCAAAAATAAATTGTTACATTATCTTTCTAACAGGAGTAGGTGATTTTTCCACCAATGAATTAACTCCTGGAGAAGAAGTCTTTTTGGATGGTTTAGATCGAGCTCATCCTAACTGTGTAGTGGTTCAAGATGTCTTCCCGTACTCAGTCGCTAATGAAAATCTGGGTGGAGCAAGATTACTAGCTCCGCTGTGGCGCTTTGCAAATGAGGCAGAGGGCTGGCTAGGTATAGCAGATGTGTTGATCAAAATCCGTAATCTCTGGCGATTTGCGATCTCCGCAGACGACCGTTATGGACCTGTTTATAACTTGGGAATTGCTACTGCTATCATTGACCGGATGGATGCAGCACATCCAATACCGCAATCTCCTGGTCAACCGATCAAAATCATTATTATGGGGACAAGCGGTGGCGCCCAAGTTGCCCTGGCTGCGGCTCCCTATCTTAACCGGTGGCTAAATGCTGAGCTAGATCCTCAGATCATTATAGTCTCAATAGGAGGTGTGTTCGCTGGCACAGATGGTTTTAATGTAGCTGAAGATGTTTACCACCTTGAGGGCCGTCGAGACTGGGTTGAGGATATAGGCAACATTGTGTTTCCATCGCGCTGGCCTTGGTCGGTTGGCTCTCCATTTAATCAAGCCCGTCAGCAGGGACATTATACAGTACACACTACTGGTCCCCATGCTCATGATGGCTCTACAGGTTATTTTGGTAAAGAGCGTGTCGGAGCAAATGACGTGAGATACGTAGATTTAACACTCCAACAGGTTAACCAACTGCCAATTTGGTCTGTGCAGCAACTTAATGAGCAGTGACTAGAAAACCGGAAATTGATCGTCAACGAGAACATCAAGCAAACGAGCGCACCTTCTTGGCGTGGTTGCGGACTTCAATTGCATTAATTGGCTTTGGTTTTGCGATCGCTCGGTTTGGGATATTTCTGCGCCAACTCCAAACTGCTGTGACGCAATAGGAAGCTCCGATAAATCCCCTGTTCAGTTCGGAGAACCTTGGTGTGAGTCTGGTAATTGTCGGCATCGTTGTGATTGGCTTGGCAGCTTGGCGGTATAACCGGGTTTTTTGGCAAATTGAGCGGGGAAACTATCGACCCAATCGCTTGATCATTTGGCTGATCACTGGGGTAGTAATGATTTTGGGAACTCTTAGTATTCCTTTAGTTCTTTGGCGTAACCGGGTACCACTACTCCCATCGCCTCAAAATCAGCGGCAATCCCAAAAGCCTCGTTTGTTCTCGGATCAGGTCAGAAATTGGCAAGGTAGATTCTAGTTCCCCCCATCACTCGCCCCTCGCCCCTTCTTTGGCTATTAGAGTGTTCAACCAGAGTGTAAAAATTTTCTTGCCTTGCCTTAGAGACAAGTAGTGAATTGTGAAACTCTAAAGTATCAGGACTTACGCAAGTGTCATGGCAATTGCTGGATTCTTAAGCTGCTGAATTAAGTATAGTGAGAGCAATCCATGCTTGAGAGCATAGATAGTCTGGCCTGTAGAGTAAGCTAGATGTTTCAGTCTCAACCAGACCAGTAGGGCACAACCAATATGATTTCGTTGAATGCGAGCTTGACGACATTAGCAGGCTTCTATACCGGTTAATTGCTTAATCTCACGGTGAAACTCCGATGGTCTTCCAACGAACATCACACACCTGTTGTACGGCATCCGTAGAATCTTGATTTTTCTCGTTTGTAGCGATGAATTCCGTCTTGTCGGTAGAGACAACGACCCGGAATAGTTTCACCTTTTTAGCACCTGGAAAACCTTTGATTTTAATGAGTTTGCCTTGTAGAGCTTCAGTTTGATTCCAGTCTAGCTGTTGAATAGCTTTGTATTTTTCCACTCCCCCTGTATCATCAACGAGTCGATTTATCTTCAAAGGACAATAATATATCTTGCCCAAATCATCAATCAACAGCATGATTTTTTGGGTAGCATACCAGCTATCCATCAACACTCTCGTGAATGGTAAGTGCTGATTTATCACCAGGTTGTTAAGCATCTGTGAGCCGTGTTCCAGCTTGGTCTTACCATCACCATCCGGGTCATATACCCGATAGTCAATTACCCAAAACTGCCCAGTTTCTGGATTGACATATACACAGCTAACTAAACCAATACCACGAATAACTCGATGTTCGTTTCCACTATAGTGTCGCTTTGTCAGTTCAATTTTTTTAGCATATTTTTTATCTAAAACTGTGTCATCAAAAATCAAATAAGCATTTTCATGCCTTTGAATAACATGCTGCACATTATCCCAAAGTAAACAAGGAGTAATTTTCTCGTTCCTCAAGTAGCGGTTGATAGTATCATGGCTGAAATTCCCAAGCTGGGCAGCTAAGTTAGTTAGCGTGTAATTGATTTGGCTACTCAGTAAATATTGACAGTAGTCTAATTTAGTAAATCCCATTGTTTGGGAGCGCTATTTCCATCTATTTTTAACAACTGCCGCACAGTCTTGTTTCCACGTCCTCTAAGTATTACTACTTACTCAGCCTCCAGGTCTTGGGGCTGAAAACTTTACCCTTGCGTAAGTCCTGTTCCTTAGATTATGTGGTGAGCGCGAATAGAGTTTTCAAGACTGGCTTTCCTGTGTTGGTATTTATGATTTGACGACTGTTTAATGTTCACTGCTACCGGACTATGGAACTTTTACCTGATGGCAGCATGAAAATTACATTGGAAACCAGGATAGTTAGACTTTCAACCTAATCCTGAATTATTTCCCGACAGCTCTAATGAATAAAACTTTTCTACCACTTGCAAGTCCTTTGAATTGACCATCCTCAAAGGTGAATGTGCGACCCACACGAACCACTTGATCAATGTAAGCCTTGACCAATACCCTCCCGCCCGTCCGTTGCAGCGCGGTGTTAGGCTGCTCTAGACTTAGAGACATAACTATGCAGCCTATAACCACTATGAGCTATCGCGACATCATTACAATTGAACCAGACAAGCGAGGCGGCAAACCCTGTATTAGACGGATGCGAATCACCGTATACGATGTTTTGGGCTGGCTGGCGGCTGGTATGTCTCATGCTGAGATTCTAGATGACTTTCCCGAATTAACAGAAGAAGATATCAGAGCTTGTTTAGAATTCGCCGCTGACCGTGAACATCGTTTGGTTGCTTCGGTAGGTGCTGCTTGAAGCTGCTGTTTGATCAAAATTTGAGCTACAAGCTTACAACTCGACTGGCAGATGTGTTCCCTGATTCCTGTCATGTTCAGTTTCATGGACTGGAAGAGAGAACTGACACTGAAATATGGGAATTTGCCAGAATGAATAACTTTTGTATCGTCACTCAAGATGCGGATTTTGCAGAGAGAAGCCGCTTGTATGGTTCACCACCCAAAGTGATATGGCTCCGTTGCGGGAATGCAGCAACAACACAAGTTGAAGCTTTGCTTCGTTCAGGGGCAGAAGCCATTCAAGAACTTCTAGATAACTTAAGTCTGCATTGCTTAGAACTCTACTGCTGCTGAACTTAATCGACGCACTACCATAGAGAAAATTTACCATGAAGAGCCTACACTGTGAAATCTTGATTGACAAACCCATCGATGCAATTTTTGCCCTGTACGCGGACTTCCACAACTATCCCAAGTGGTCGCAGTACGTGGATGAAGTCTTTGAACATAATGCTCCCAACCGCTGGACGTGGAAGGCATCTGCTGGTCCATTCCCGTTTGAACTTGAAACAGAGATTGTTGAGATGCACCCAAACGAACTAATTGTTTGGCGAGGTTGGCGCTCCAATTAGGAAGAGGGGCATGTTCGTTTCACTACTATCGATAATGCAACCCGAATGGGGGTCACGATCGAGTACAACCCGAAAGCACTGATCGAGAAGCTTGTTGAGGCGACGAATTATGCTGTTCGCCTCAATAAAAGTGATCTTGAACACTTCAAAGCGTTGGCCGAACAGACAATTCCATTTCAAGCTGGCTAACGGCTCAAATCAGCGGCGGCAGACAAACTTGAACTCAGCACCAGCGGCTTTCGTCTGTCTGCTGCATTTGAGCGGCATAATGTTGACCACCACCTGCCGCAGGCAACCTCCTATTCTCAACAGATAACCTCTCAGCGGTCAGGTGCATGGGCGTTGTTAGGCAAATTGCACCTAGATATAACGATAGAGCGCCGCAATTGATTTCAGAAAACAGCTCCTCAGCTGTAAACCAGTTGAGAGTGGATTATTCTGCCGTTTCTTCCGCTGATTTGCGGGTGAGGAAGATAGACCAATTGGAGCAACCAAGCCTAATACTAGTGTGGTTAGATCTAGCGATTCATATGCCTGCTCATACCTTGCCCATTACCTTGCGCCAGTGCGATCGTCTCTCTCACGTTGGTTAGGTTGAGCCTGCGAAACCCAACATCCACCTGTATCCCCTTCAGGGGATGTTCAGATGCAATGTGAATGGTCGGGAAGGACAACGATCGCATCCAGTTGACTGTAACCGATGGGGTTGAATGGGCTACAGGGGATTGAATGTAACAGGGGAGTGTGTTGGGTTGACGGCAGTAAACCCAACCTACGCGGCGAGTGATCGCACTACGAGAGATCGGAGAGCGCACTTATTACAATAGCTTAAGGCTACTTCTAAAACGGAGTCATATCGATTATGATTAAAGCCATGGCTATTTCATGGTAATTTAAATCGCTTTCTCGGTAGCTCTAATTTGCAACCGTAGATTAGCGTTTTTCCAAAGACAGGAGATAATATGAGCAGCGGAAACGGATGCCCGTTTACGGATGGCGGTCAGAAACATCAGCCTCGTCATAGACCGTCGAACCGAGACTGGTGGCCGAATTATTTGCATCTGAACATCCTCCACCAGCACACCCCCCAGGCCAATCCCATGGGTGAGTCGTTCAACTACGCTGAGGAGTTCAAGAGTCTCGACTTAGCTGCCCTGAGGGCAGACATCTACGAGCTGATGACCACCTCCCAGGACTGGTGGCCAGCCGACTACGGCCATTATGGGCCGCTCTTCATCCGGATGGCTTGGCACAGCGCCGGCACGTATCGTATGGGTGATGGTCGCGGCGGGGCGGGCTCGGGTAGCCAGCGGTTTGAGCCCCTCAACAGTTGGCCCGACAACGCCAACCTCGACAAAGCGCGCATGTTACTTTGGCCAATCAAGCAGAAATACGGCAAGAAAATCTCGTGGGCCGACCTCATGATCTTCGCGGGCAACTGCGCGCTCGAGTCGATGGGTTTCAAGACGATCGGCTTTGCCGGCGGGCGCGTGGACGTCTGGGCGCCAGAGGAAGACATTTACTGGGGTTCTGAGAAAGCCTGGCTCGGCAATGAGCGTTACGAAGGCGATCGGGTGCTCCTGAATCCTCTCGCCGCCGTTCAGATGGGACTGATCTACGTGAACCCGGAAGGGCCAGACGGCGAGCCTGATCCGGTCGGCTCAGGGCGCGATATTCGCGAGACCTTTGGTCGGATGGCGATGAACGACGAGGAGACAGTCGCGCTCACCGCCGGTGGGCATACCTTTGGCAAATGTCACGGTGCGGGCGAAGCGACGCACGTCGGTGCTGATCCTGGGGGTGCCACCATCATAGATCAGGGCCTCGGCTGGAAGAGCACCTTCAACACGGGTGTCGGTGTCGATGCGATCACCAGCGGTATCGAAGGCGCATGGACCCCCACGCCGACGCAGTGGGACAACAGCTATCTCGAAACCCTGTTCAAATATGACTGGGAGCTGACGAAGAGCCCCGCTGGCGCGTGGCAATGGAAGCCCAAGGGCGACGCTGGTGCGGGTACGGTACCCGACGCACACGATCCGTCGAAACGGCATGCCCCCATGATGACCACGGCGGACATGGCTATGAAGATGGACCCCATCTACAACCAGATTGCGCGGCGTTACCGCGATAACCCGGATGAGTTCGCCGAGGCGTTCGCCAAAGCATGGTTCAAGCTGACGCACCGCGACATGGGTCCCCGCTCGCGCTATCTCGGCCCGGAGGTTCCTGAGGAAGAGTTCTTGTGGCAAGATTCCATCCCTCCAGTCACCCACGAATTGATTGATGAGCAGGACATCGCCGCTCTCAAAGGTAAGATTCTTGCTTCGGGACTGTCTGTCTCCCAACTGGTTTCGACCGCTTGGGCGTCGGCGTCAACGTTCCGCTGCTCCGACATGCGCGGTGGAGCGAACGGGGGGCGCATTCGTCTCGCGCCGCAGAAGGATTGGGAAGTCAACCAGCCAGACCAGTTGGCAACGGTGCTGCAAGCCCTGGAGGGAATCCACCAGGAGTTCAACAGCTCGCAGTCTGGCGGGAAGCAGGTTTCGCTCGCTGACTTGATCGTTCTGGGCGGATGCGCAGGCATTGAGCAAGCAGCGAAGAACGCTGGTCACGACGTGACGGTTCCCTTCAAGCCAGGACGCACGGATGCGTTGCAAGAGAAAACGGATGTCGAGTCCTTCGCGGTGCTTGAGCCGACTGCAGACGGGTTCCGCAACTACACTAGCGGCAAACACAGCGAATCGCTCGAAGAGCTGCTGGTTGATCGGGCTCAGTTGCTGTCCCTGTCAGCCCCTCAGATGACGGCTCTCGTGGGCGGCTTGCGCGTCCTGGGTGCAAACTTTGGGGGGTCCAAACACGGCGTCTTCACCCATCGGCCAGAGACGTTGACCAATGACTTCTTCGTGAACCTGCTCGACCTGGGCACGACGTGGAAGGCGACCTCTGAAGATGAGTATGAGTTCGAGGGGAGCGATCGCAAAACCGGCGAACTTAAGTGGACCGCTACCCGTGTTGACCTCATCTTCGGCTCAAACTCTCAGCTACGGGCCCTCGCGGAAGTTTACGGATGTGTGGACTCGCAGCAGAAATTTGTGAATGACTTTGTGGCGGCGTGGGACAAGGTGATGAACCTTGACCGCTATGACCTTCGCACAGTCTTAGCGAAAAGCTCTTCAAGGGGTTTCTAAGCGTAATTTCAACCGATTATCAGGTGATCAGAGGTCGAGGCTACGCTAACCTGCGGCAATTTTAAACGCGAGTAAAAGCCAGAGACAAAAATGAGAGCGGCGTTTCAAGACAAGTTGAAACGTCGCTCTCAGCTTTAGGTCCTTACGTCAAAGCTGCTTATAGTCCCAACCAACTAACGCCCGAGGAACTTTACGAGACCGTCAGACTCCAACGCAAACGCATACTTGCCCAATACGCCAGGAGTTGTCGCCGCGACGATAGCCGTTAGGAAGGCAGCAAGAAGCAGAAGCAAAAGATAGAAGGCAAGGGTTACCAAAAAGCTAGTCACCACGAAAGCTGCAATTGGGTTCTCGTTGTTTCCCAATTGCGTGAATGTTAACATGATCCAGAGCACCAAGAAAATCACATATATCCCTCTCCTAAGAAACCGTATTTGCTTCGGGCTGAGGAATGAGTTCAAAACCTAAAGCTAGAGCCTTTTTTTGGAGGTTGTTAATAACTCGTTCTTGGTAACGTTGTTCATAATAATCCATGCCAGGATCTTGATAATTACCTCCTGTTGTCCAAAGTCGGTAGAAAATTCGTGCCAGCTTATGAGCAGTAGCAGTAATAGCTTTGGGCGTACCAAGGCGAGAACGTAAGCGACGATAAAAGGCACCTAAAGCTGAATTGCTCTTGCCAGCAGTTTGTGCCGCCATTCGGAAAGCGTTGGTAGCAGGGTTAACAACCAAGCGAGTTTGAGAACGTTTAACTTTACCACCAGTGATGCGATTGCAAGGGCAAAGACCAAGCCAGGAAGTAAAGTGTTTAACAGTTGGGAATCGGGTAGGATCTAAACCGACTTCAGAAATAATGGTTTGCACCGTCAGGATACCAAGACCATCAATAGCAGTGAAATCCACGCCACTAATTCGGTAGAGATGGGTACGTAAATCAAAAGCGGGTTCATTGCCTTGAGGTTTATTGCGGGGATGCTTTGGTTGCGAAAGCGGAGATTCGTCGAGATTAACTTTGTCGCTAAATTCAGCCAAGCACTCTTGTATTTGTCGGTCGCAAGCTGCTATCTGAGCGTGATAGACATCGTAAAGTCGTAGCTCCTGTTGAAGTACAAAAATATGCTCACTGCGATAATCACCATTTAAAGCAGCAGCAATTTCAGCTTCAGAGCGTTTAGTACGGTGATGTCTTTTAGCTGCTAAAATTTGTGGGTTTCGTTCTCCAGCAACAATTGCTCGAATAATTGTCATCCCAGTAGTACCAGTGATATCGCTAACTACTTTATGCAGTTGCACGTTCATCTGGGTTAGAACTTTCTGCATCCGTTGAACGTGAACACAAGCACTTTTGATGAGACTATCCCGATGGCGGATATAACTTCGTAATACACAAATCTGATCTTCTGGACGAAAAGAACCAGACAACAATCCGTAACTGTGCAACTGTTGCAGCCATTGACAGTCTAAAATATCAGTTTTACGTCCAGGTAAAGTTTTGACGTGATGGGCGTTGACAAGTTTGACCTCAAAGCCTCTGGTCTCCAAGATTTGAAACAACGCAATCCAATACACCCCCGTTGATTCCATTGCTACAGTTTCCACTCGACATTCAGCTAGCCAATCTGCAAGGGCATACAAGTCAGCAGTATAACAGCCAAAACGTCTGACACACTCGGATGCTCGGTCTTTTGGTACACTCACCCAGTGAAATTCTGAACCGATATCAATCCCTGCTGCATTTGGATTGATTTGTCTTAACTCAGAAGTTTCATTTGTATTTGGTTGATGGAAACGGGTTTTGGACTTTGGTGTTTTCATCATTAAAGGCTTCCTCCGAATGAGGAGTCATACTAGCAATTGTAAGTGCGCCCTGACCTGGGTTGACGGATGAATACAGTCTCCTAAACGGGATAATAGCAGTAGCCATTTCACCAATGTCATAACCGTCTCAACCCAGAACCAAGCTTCTGTACGGGCGAGAAAGCACCATTGGGGGATCGGTCTTAACTGTCAGGACACAATAAGAGTGTAGATTTTTTTGGTGTCTGTTAATTTTGTTTCTTCCATCCATAACGGACGCTATCGCTTCCGTAAACAGCTTCTGTCACCTTCCGAAATAAGCAAGTAGTAAATAAGTTAAATCATCCAGAAGCATAACAGGGTTTAAATTGATTCATTGCAGCAATTAAATGATCAAATCCCAGTAATAATTTGGAATTGGGAAAAATATCTAGTCAGGGATAAATCAACCAAAATATTAAGAGTGGTTGGACAATAAGACGCAGATTATTTAAAGTATTCTTCCATCCGTATTCATGGTTCCATTGTTTATGATTAGAAAAATCAACATCCCTATTTTCTTGTACCTCAGTCTCAATTTGACAAGACTTATTTAAGCCTAAAAATTCTGGAAAATTTAAACTAATCATAGTGTAAATACAAAAAATAGTTTCCCACCACCTCTCAATATATTTGAAATTAGTAAAACGATAATCTGTCCAACCTAATTCCTGTTTACAAGCAGCGAAAACCATATTCTACCCACGTTCTTAATCCATATAAGTCGCCTAAAGTTTTTTTCAGATTCCCTTGAAGATTTGTCATAACGAAAGAAGTAGAGTACTCCGGCATAGTTTTTGGATCAGTAGTGATTTCCCAGTAAGTTATGGCTCTTCTTTTACCATAAACTATTTCCCTAATGTATCTATTCTCTGATTTCTGATTGCTAAATGTTCTTTCAAATTTACACCACTTATTAGCCCTAACGCTCTGATTAGCTGCCAGCCAAACTCCATGATTACAACGAAATTGCTACCACATAGGCTAAGTTATATTCAATTAACTCTGTAATAATTTCTGATGCTAACTCTAATTTTAGTTTTATATTTATCCTCCTCTTTTAGCGTCCCTTTTGGTTTAAATACTTTTACATTTAATGGAAACGTTATATTATGGTAAACTTCATAAGCATTGACTGAAACTATCCCATTATCCACTTTCCCCATACTTCCTAAATATTGTCTGGCTACATAATCAGTCTTTTTACCTTTTTTCCTATCTCCTGTTTCATCTATTACTACTGTAATCGCGTTTCCATCTAATGCTTTCTTGAGTTTATTTAATCTTCGTTCTTTTAATTGAGTGCATCCCAGTTTTGTAGGTCTTACTTTGAGAACTGTCCATTGAGGTAGGCGCAGCGCTGCTTCAGCACC
This window of the Chroococcidiopsis sp. CCMEE 29 genome carries:
- a CDS encoding lipid kinase, which produces MSHRALLLANRHARHGQERLPQAIDCLRKLGFQMIEESTEDPKRLPEVIRRYKDQVDLVIIGGGDGTLNAAVEGLVDTQLTLGILPLGTANDLARTLGIPDSLPEACEIIAKGQVQRIDLGWVNGKHFFNVASLGLSVQITQRLTKEAKRRWGVFAYAATALGVIWQSRPFRAEIRLKGESISVKTVQIAVGNGRYYGGGMTVTHDATIDDQRLDLYSLEIGHWWQMIALLPAMRSGEHTSLPDVRALHAKEIEVYTSKPLPINTDGEITTYTPAQFRVIPQALAVLVPK
- a CDS encoding NAD(P)H-dependent oxidoreductase, which encodes MSLSLEQPNTALQRTGGRVLVKAYIDQVVRVGRTFTFEDGQFKGLASGRKVLFIRAVGK
- a CDS encoding DUF433 domain-containing protein, which translates into the protein MSYRDIITIEPDKRGGKPCIRRMRITVYDVLGWLAAGMSHAEILDDFPELTEEDIRACLEFAADREHRLVASVGAA
- a CDS encoding DUF5615 family PIN-like protein; amino-acid sequence: MKLLFDQNLSYKLTTRLADVFPDSCHVQFHGLEERTDTEIWEFARMNNFCIVTQDADFAERSRLYGSPPKVIWLRCGNAATTQVEALLRSGAEAIQELLDNLSLHCLELYCC
- a CDS encoding SRPBCC family protein, whose product is MKSLHCEILIDKPIDAIFALYADFHNYPKWSQYVDEVFEHNAPNRWTWKASAGPFPFELETEIVEMHPNELIVWRGWRSN
- the katG gene encoding catalase/peroxidase HPI; amino-acid sequence: MSSGNGCPFTDGGQKHQPRHRPSNRDWWPNYLHLNILHQHTPQANPMGESFNYAEEFKSLDLAALRADIYELMTTSQDWWPADYGHYGPLFIRMAWHSAGTYRMGDGRGGAGSGSQRFEPLNSWPDNANLDKARMLLWPIKQKYGKKISWADLMIFAGNCALESMGFKTIGFAGGRVDVWAPEEDIYWGSEKAWLGNERYEGDRVLLNPLAAVQMGLIYVNPEGPDGEPDPVGSGRDIRETFGRMAMNDEETVALTAGGHTFGKCHGAGEATHVGADPGGATIIDQGLGWKSTFNTGVGVDAITSGIEGAWTPTPTQWDNSYLETLFKYDWELTKSPAGAWQWKPKGDAGAGTVPDAHDPSKRHAPMMTTADMAMKMDPIYNQIARRYRDNPDEFAEAFAKAWFKLTHRDMGPRSRYLGPEVPEEEFLWQDSIPPVTHELIDEQDIAALKGKILASGLSVSQLVSTAWASASTFRCSDMRGGANGGRIRLAPQKDWEVNQPDQLATVLQALEGIHQEFNSSQSGGKQVSLADLIVLGGCAGIEQAAKNAGHDVTVPFKPGRTDALQEKTDVESFAVLEPTADGFRNYTSGKHSESLEELLVDRAQLLSLSAPQMTALVGGLRVLGANFGGSKHGVFTHRPETLTNDFFVNLLDLGTTWKATSEDEYEFEGSDRKTGELKWTATRVDLIFGSNSQLRALAEVYGCVDSQQKFVNDFVAAWDKVMNLDRYDLRTVLAKSSSRGF
- a CDS encoding IS110 family transposase; this translates as MKTPKSKTRFHQPNTNETSELRQINPNAAGIDIGSEFHWVSVPKDRASECVRRFGCYTADLYALADWLAECRVETVAMESTGVYWIALFQILETRGFEVKLVNAHHVKTLPGRKTDILDCQWLQQLHSYGLLSGSFRPEDQICVLRSYIRHRDSLIKSACVHVQRMQKVLTQMNVQLHKVVSDITGTTGMTIIRAIVAGERNPQILAAKRHHRTKRSEAEIAAALNGDYRSEHIFVLQQELRLYDVYHAQIAACDRQIQECLAEFSDKVNLDESPLSQPKHPRNKPQGNEPAFDLRTHLYRISGVDFTAIDGLGILTVQTIISEVGLDPTRFPTVKHFTSWLGLCPCNRITGGKVKRSQTRLVVNPATNAFRMAAQTAGKSNSALGAFYRRLRSRLGTPKAITATAHKLARIFYRLWTTGGNYQDPGMDYYEQRYQERVINNLQKKALALGFELIPQPEANTVS